A single genomic interval of Helianthus annuus cultivar XRQ/B chromosome 6, HanXRQr2.0-SUNRISE, whole genome shotgun sequence harbors:
- the LOC110865328 gene encoding MDIS1-interacting receptor like kinase 2, translated as MTCSLLSFNSCYEMRGKQSHQRLLLLIRGSLMSLPVAIILLFSCYTSFCVPSLATSQPTNEAASALLKWKASLDKQSRSFLSSWTGSNPCHDNWIGIGCSNRAASAESVVTSIRIQDLNLTGTLDDLDTWSLRDLEYFDLSFNSLYGHIPSSIGNMSELIYLDLSSNKLSGVIPSEIGMLPSLLYLYVNRNLLTGHIPNSIGNITKIIVVDLNTNCLSGRIPNSIGAIKSLTQLNLSKNELMGSIPPDIGTLLKIWKLDISSNNLTGVIPSTLGNLTNLVYLCLYDNKLSGSIPPELVGARDLIDLQIGKNLITGTIPITFRNFSRLERMHFGENHISGSIPDYIANFTDLKVLDLSLNQFSGLIPPELGKRTAFVTFNLFGNNLVGSIPQDMNLTRMEEFRVAQNMLSGHLPNAICVSRLLKKLGGANNFFSGPVPKSLKNCTSLRRVRLNGNQLTGNISEDFGIYPEMDYIDLSNNNFYGEVSSNWGHCPNLTSLKISNNNLSGKISTELGGATRLVKLHLSSNHLVGEIPKSFERLSSLMYMYLDDNKLSGSIPSQLRDLYSLEELNLGKNSLSGPINENIGECIKLRSLNLSSNKFEGVIPVHISKLEKLESLDISENYLTGSLPSQLGVLQFLQTLNLSHNYLTSSIPSSFTEMLSLTTVDVSFNQLEGPLPKMRAFEDAPMVALGHNKRLCGNNTGLDCPIQERNQGNKKNMILIIFPTLGCMLFLFFVGVIFCYLHKTNTNDTVRTQVTETNPFTIWSYDGKMVYESIIEALDDFDSKHIVGVGGHGTVYKAELLTQVLAVKKIHTLEDSESQNLKSFENEIRALIEIRHQNIVKLYGFCSHSRHSFLVYEFLAGGSLRKVLNHIERAVEFDWKKRVMAVKGIAKALSYMHHDCSQPIIHRDLSSSNVLFDLDWVAHISDFGTSRLLKPDSSNWTSFAGTFGYAAPELAYTMEVNEKCDVYSFGVLTLEIIMGKHPGDFLSSSQDMKGVSWTGIPDQRLAPPEEQIAEEVESLVEVAFSCLRKSPHSRPSMRDIALGFLGAAKKIKD; from the exons ATGACGTGTTCTTTGCTATCTTTTAATTCCTGTTATGAAATGAGAGGTAAACAATCTCATCAGCGACTTCTACTTCTAATCAGAGGATCTTTGATGTCGCTCCCTGTTgcaataatattattattttcttgTTATACTAGTTTCTGTGTCCCCTCACTTGCAACTTCTCAACCAACAAATGAAGCAGCATCTGCGCTTTTGAAATGGAAAGCCAGCCTTGATAAACAAAGCCGGTCATTTCTTTCTTCATGGACCGGAAGCAACCCGTGCCATGATAATTGGATAGGAATTGGATGCAGTAACCGTGCTGCATCCGCCGAAAGTGTTGTAACAAGCATCAGAATTCAGGATTTAAACTTAACAGGTACACTTGATGATCTTGATACATGGTCATTAAGGGATCTTGAATATTTTGATCTTTCATTTAACTCTCTCTATGGCCACATTCCTTCCAGCATTGGGAACATGTCTGAGCTCATATATCTTGACTTGTCTAGTAATAAGCTCTCAGGGGTGATTCCATCAGAGATAGGAATGCTACCATCTTTGCTATACCTTTATGTGAACAGAAATCTTCTTACTGGTCATATCCCAAATAGCATAGGTAACATCACAAAGATAATTGTCGTTGATTTGAACACAAATTGTCTTAGTGGTCGTATTCCAAATAGCATTGGCGCCATCAAAAGCTTAACTCAGCTTAACTTATCTAAAAATGAACTTATGGGATCCATCCCTCCAGATATTGGGACACTTCTAAAGATCTGGAAACTTGACATTTCTTCAAATAATCTTACTGGGGTGATTCCTTCAACACTAGGAAATTTAACCAATCTCGTTTACCTTTGTCTGTATGATAATAAACTCTCTGGGTCCATCCCACCCGAACTTGTTGGGGCCAGGGATCTCATAGATCTTCAGATTGGCAAGAACCTTATCACCGGTACCATTCCAATTACCTTCCGAAATTTCAGTAGGTTAGAAAGGATGCACTTTGGTGAAAACCATATATCTGGCTCAATTCCAGATTATATTGCCAATTTCACCGATCTTAAAGTGTTGGACTTAAGTTTGAACCAATTCAGTGGCCTCATACCTCCTGAACTAGGAAAGAGAACAGCTTTTGTTACGTTTAACTTGTTCGGGAATAATCTTGTAGGTTCTATTCCTCAAGATATGAATCTAACTAGGATGGAAGAGTTCAGGGTAGCCCAAAACATGCTCTCTGGTCATTTACCGAACGCAATCTGTGTTTCCAGACTTCTTAAAAAGTTAGGTGGGGCGAACAATTTCTTCTCAGGTCCTGTACCAAAGAGCCTTAAAAACTGTACCAGCTTACGAAGAGTTCGGCTAAATGGAAACCAACTGACTGGAAACATCTCGGAAGATTTTGGGATATATCCTGAGATGGATTATATAGATTTGAGCAATAATAATTTCTATGGTGAGGTGTCTAGTAACTGGGGGCACTGTCCCAATTTAACTAGCTTAAAGATATCCAACAACAATTTGTCTGGAAAAATATCTACAGAGCTAGGAGGAGCAACAAGATTAGTCAAGCTGCATCTCTCATCAAATCACTTAGTTGGTGAAATCCCAAAGAGCTTTGAAAGATTAAGCTCATTGATGTACATGTACCTAGATGACAATAAGTTATCTGGTTCAATTCCTTCACAACTGAGAGATTTGTACAGCTTGGAAGAACTTAACCTGGGGAAGAATTCTCTTTCTGGCCCTATCAATGAAAATATAGGAGAATGCATAAAGTTAAGGAGCTTGAACTTAAGCAGTAACAAATTTGAGGGAGTTATTCCGGTGCATATTTCCAAGTTGGAAAAGTTAGAATCTCTTGACATAAGTGAAAATTATTTAACTGGGAGCTTACCTTCTCAGCTTGGGGTTCTACAGTTTCTACAGACATTAAATCTCTCTCATAATTACCTCACAAGCTCTATTCCTTCAAGTTTCACTGAAATGTTGAGTTTAACTACAGTTGATGTATCTTTCAATCAGCTAGAGGGACCACTTCCGAAGATGCGAGCTTTTGAAGATGCTCCAATGGTGGCACTTGGACATAACAAGCGATTATGTGGAAATAATACAGGTTTAGATTGTCCCATCCAAGAAAGAAACCAAGGTAATAAAAAGAATATGATTCTAATCATATTTCCTACTTTGGGATGcatgttgtttttgttttttgttggtGTCATATTCTGTTATCTCCACAAAACAAATACAAATGATACAGTTAGGACACAAGTGACTGAAACGAACCCTTTTACTATCTGGAGCTATGATGGGAAAATGGTGTATGAAAGCATCATTGAAGCCTTAGATGACTTTGACTCAAAGCATATTGTTGGGGTTGGTGGACATGGAACTGTTTATAAAGCAGAATTATTAACACAAGTCTTGGCGGTGAAAAAAATTCACACACTAGAAGACAGTGAGTCACAAAATCTCAAGAGTTTTGAAAATGAGATCCGAGCATTGATTGAAATACGTCATCAAAACATTGTCAAGCTCTACGGATTTTGTTCACATTCAAGACACTCATTTTTGGTCTATGAGTTCTTGGCGGGGGGAAGCTTAAGGAAGGTACTGAATCACATAGAACGAGCTGTTGAATTTGATTGGAAAAAAAGGGTGATGGCTGTTAAAGGTATTGCAAAGGCCTTATCCTATATGCACCATGATTGTTCACAACCAATAATCCACAGAGATTTATCGAGCAGCAATGTTTTATTCGATTTGGATTGGGTTGCTCATATATCTGATTTTGGCACGTCCAGACTATTAAAGCCAGACTCCTCTAATTGGACCTCATTTGCTGGAACCTTTGGTTATGCTGCTCCAG AACTTGCATACACGATGGAAGTGAACGAAAAGTGTGATGTCTACAGCTTTGGGGTACTAACACTAGAAATTATAATGGGAAAGCATCCTGGAGATTTC